A region of Lepeophtheirus salmonis chromosome 13, UVic_Lsal_1.4, whole genome shotgun sequence DNA encodes the following proteins:
- the LOC121127579 gene encoding uncharacterized protein, which yields MSAEKKGYKVELRTFLKWKKDKILGFEIRSCGSRMYVVKIWCKVCKKHISELKSRPEYRGSVRSSIHAFADGTTSVTKHQVDRHLAGTVHAWSLELERLEPIERQVVDFSLEENNFINYKIYKKYPKKNLMIKTEDGVPLPNESFQNVNGQFKLVTKESSLSDVESAYQLALTLKVPMKLLYVTNRRISFITKKPRETAMRKLIGFLGEAVRETISSFISEANFMSIYMNEINDKVLITCRTMREGVPKCYVVDVIEPSELEGDSKDILDVGIRDIFQPKHSKLKITEEDYHYKFISFVGDGGKTDKELINSLLLKLKSGRGWLLGSNQSIHRVELACQKCLLNPKFKTVETLYSSIYDLLSQSNRFREECIVTANINNANYLDDIPKMQTDRFIGNRLSCLYQLMHNWPTYVIASERSFSSSNPYNPKVKSKISVILDRLKDYELALKCACYLDILEKTSLLSTVFESERVLPNEVKLSINKTIMDLQDLINPVMSPLEASMSYLQRYTNVEVGEDNKMISIRQRVNCEEPQIISSDLLNIPIKFDMSSLKSSIEDMKEENFQICTRVALDIMEVLQEYEKEYYNDVYDLMEWMDPSKWKDDPTYGNDELVKLSKYFAEPLKHASFDSACLLTEWSACKTLIKSRYCEFAYSKLIWEFILSNETKKFPNFSLILQIIQTLSLSGLDAENHFNKLVETLKNADSKIEPPIFSELLTISCNDSNWTSMDRKDIIRLAYHKYLNSRLAFQSEEDHKNHFSDDDEDDDDDEDMSDGESMNTKEILPD from the exons ATGTCGGCGGAGAAAAAGGGCTACAAGGTCGAACTCCGGACCTTTTTGAAATGGAAAAAGGATAAGATTCTGGGATTTGAAATCCGATCTTGTGGCAGTCGAATGTACGTAGTGAAGATATGGTGCAAGGTATGCAAAAAACACATAAGTGAGCTCAAGTCTCGTCCCGAGTACAGAGGCAGTGTTCGAAGCAGCATCCATGCATTTGCTGATGGAACGACTTCTGTGACTAAACATCAGGTGGATAGACATTTGGCGGGAACTGTACATGCTTGGTCCTTGGAACTAGAGAGATTAGAGCCCATAGAG cgTCAAGTCGTTGACTTTAgtttagaagaaaataactttataaattataaaatttataaaaagtatcccaaaaaaaatttaatgatcaaG ACTGAAGATGGCGTCCCTTTGCCAAATGAATCTTTTCAAAATGTAAACGGTCAGTTCAAATTAGTTACAAAGGAGAGTAGCTTAAGTGATGTGGAATCAGCATATCAATTGGCTCTTACTTTAAAGGTCCCTATGAAACTTCTGTATGTCACAAATCGTAGGATATCGTTTATCACGAAAAAAC ctCGAGAAACTGCAATGAGGAAACTTATAGGATTCCTTGGAGAAGCTGTTCGTGAAACAATTTCCAGTTTTATTAGTGAAGCTAATTTTATGTCAATCTATATGAATGAAATTAATGACAAAGTTCTCATTACTTGTCGTACAATGAGAGAAGGTGTTCCTAAATGTTATGTCGTCGATGTCATTGAACCCAGTGAACTAGAAGGAGATTCAAAAGACATTTTGGACGTAGGGATAAGGGATATATTCCAACCTAAACATAGCAAACTCAAAATTACGGAGGAAGATTATCATTATAAGTTCATTTCTTTCGTCGGTGATGGAGGAAAAACGGACAAAGAGCTTATTAATTCTCTTCTATTGAAGTTAAAAAGTGGTCGAGGATGGCTACTTGGATCTAATCAATCTATTCATCGAGTAGAGTTGGCCTGTCAAAAATGTTTACTGAATCCTAAATTTAAAACTGTCGAAACCCTATATTCCTCAATATATGACTTGCTTAGCCAATCCAATCGATTTAGAGAAGAATGTATAGTGACTGCCAATATCAATAATGCCAATTACTTGGATGATATTCCTAAAATGCAAACAGATCGCTTCATTGGAAACCGATTGTCGTGTTTATATCAACTTATGCATAACTGGCCTACTTACGTCATTGCTTCCGAAAGGTCCTTTTCGAGTTCAAATCCTTACAATCCTAaggtaaaaagcaaaatttcagTCATTCTTGATCGACTAAAGGATTATGAGTTGGCTCTTAAGTGTGCCTGCTATCTCGATATTCTGGAAAAGACGTCTCTGCTTTCGACAGTTTTTGAATCTGAAAGAGTTCTGCCAAATGAAGTCAAGTTATCCATCAACAAGACTATTATGGATCTTCAAGACTTGATAAACCCAGTTATGTCTCCACTTGAGGCGTCAATGAGTTATTTgcaaag gtatacGAACGTAGAAGTGGGAGAggataataaaatgatatccATCAGACAAAGAGTTAACTGTGAAGAACCTCAAATAATTTCATCAgatcttttaaatattcctataaaatttgatatgtcaAGCTTGAAGTCATCAATTGAAGACATGAAGGAGGAGAACTTTCAAATTTGTACCAGGGTTGCGTTGGATATCATGGAGGTTCTCCAAGAATATGAAAAAGAGTATTATAATGATGTTTATGACTTGATGGAATGGATGGATCCATCCAAGTGGAAAGACGATCCTACTTATGGGAATGATGAACTTGTCAAACTAAGCAAATATTTCGCAGAACCCTTAAAACATGCTAGCTTTGATTCTGCATGTTTGTTGACTGAATGGAGCGCTTGTAAAACCCTGATCAAATCAAGATATTGTGAATTTGCTTATTCTAAACTAATTTGGGAGTTTATACTTTCCAATGAAACAAAGAAATTCCCTAACTTTTCAttgattcttcaaattattcaaactCTCTCATTGTCAGGCTTGGACGCTGAGAACCACTTTAACAAGTTGGTTGAGACTTTGAAGAATGCAGACTCAAAAATAGAACCTCCCATTTTTTCTGAACTACTCACAATTTCTTGTAACGACAGCAATTGGACTTCGATGGATCGTAAAGATATAATAAGACTTgcatatcataaatatttgaatagtaGACTAGCATTCCAAAGTGAGGAGGATCATAAAAATCATTTCTCGGATGACGATGAAGATGACGATGATGATGAGGATATGAGTGATGGCGAGTCTATGAACACCAAGGAAATATTACCCGATTAA